One part of the Stigmatopora argus isolate UIUO_Sarg chromosome 8, RoL_Sarg_1.0, whole genome shotgun sequence genome encodes these proteins:
- the c8h1orf52 gene encoding UPF0690 protein C1orf52 homolog, translated as MTDEKKTGCLGFFSSYDDLSDSSDEDTRRDQRQEPQTDKCSPQGSKQESGENRLPKPDDLFNSVSKPAFLYNPLNKEIDWDNLTVKPPEEAPREFKPWLTNAVPPPLSYAAEPEKKKGPPPGMDMAIKWSNVYEDNGEDAPKAHAGKAQFLPPEEQQADSDEESAKSPSSSKKRRVESFQQKEKRKRDMGQATSDKSFVEEEKRILRQKLE; from the exons ATGACTGACGAGAAGAAGACGGGCTGTTTAGGTTTCTTTTCGAGCTACGACGACTTGAGCGATAGTAGCGATGAGGACACCCGGAGGGATCAACGCCAGGAACCGCAGACAGACAAATGTTCTCCCCAAGGAAGCAAACAAGAATCGGGCGAAAATCGTTTACCAAAGCCCGACGATCTTTTTAATTCCGTGTCCAAACCAGCGTTTCTCTACAATCCTCTGAACAAGGAGATTGACTGGGATAACCTAACGGTGAAGCCTCCCGAGGAG GCACCTAGGGAGTTCAAACCATGGCTGACAAATGCAGTGCCCCCTCCCCTAAgttatgcagcagagccagaGAAGAAGAAGGGACCACCCCCAGGCATGGACATGGCCATAAAGTGGTCCAATGTGTATGAGGACAATGGTGAAGATGCACCAAAGGCTCACGCAGGAAAAGCACAGTTTCTACCTCCAGAGGAGCAACAAGCTGATTCAG ATGAGGAATCCGCGAAGTCCCCTTCGTCATCCAAGAAACGTCGGGTGGAGAGCTTCCAGCAAAAAGAGAAGCGGAAGCGAGACATGGGACAAGCCACTTCGGACAAGAGTTTTGTTGAAGAGGAGAAAAGAATCCTTAGACAAAAGCTGGAGTGA